In one window of Solanum pennellii chromosome 2, SPENNV200 DNA:
- the LOC107009980 gene encoding putative receptor-like protein kinase At3g47110, with the protein MAFKSNFRLEPHNILSTNWSSDTHYCSWYGVSCLHQRGVALQLPNLDIQGRVSSEIANLTQLALLDLSSNDLNGNLPSELAFLQQLKLLNVTGNSLDGTIPLIISREIPDEIGDLSNLRLLSFRGNHFTGSVPASIFNISRLQIVDLSINALSGEVIWIIIFLSLNIFFWTATGSGGMHRRSLISSSLKMICKEIFQVSLVSCMNWPGLSFEYNRISGAIPSSLFNISSLQILKARHNYLNGHLPYDLGTWLPNLQEIFLSHNQFSEDLPSAICNASKLENLEVANNSFTGPIPMMLGNLSSNIRVLDAANCGISGSMPTNIGNLRGLIFLGLASNNIVGYLPPSFVGLRNLERLYLTGNKLEGTFPAELCSIGRLGLLHLGENRRSGEVPSCIGNLTELRVMSIAANNFSSKLPSSFWRLVKFDSLNLSRNLLHGFFHSDVETLKAMNIMDLSFNSFFGEIPNSMGFLPYLDMSKNAFQGPIPDTFSNLIVLEALDLSTNALSGVIPKSLELLRDITYLNLSFNNLQGEVPKKGVFANVSYRFLMGNPRLCGAPDLSIPLCPAQGRKTTRKKSIILTTTVPVAVTFLILVALFFTWMIWSRKKPVTGNYESNYPPRIAHRRITYYELLQATENFSQSKLVGSGSSCTVYQGTFSGGAVFAIKVFDIHWQRGLRYFDSECEILSNVRQQKLGQDSVDLFKFGFH; encoded by the exons ATGGCATTTAAATCGAACTTCCGATTGGAACCTCACAACATTTTGTCTACAAATTGGAGCTCAGACACACACTACTGCAGCTGGTATGGAGTTTCATGCTTGCACCAGAGAGGTGTAGCTTTGCAACTTCCTAATCTGGACATTCAAGGCAGAGTTTCTTCAGAAATTGCTAACTTGACTCAACTTGCTCTTCTTGACCTTAGTAGCAATGACTTGAATGGCAATTTACCAAGTGAATTAGCCTTCTTGCAACAGCTGAAACTTCTTAATGTGACTGGGAATTCTCTTGATGGAACCATTCCTCTGATTATAAGCC GTGAAATACCTGATGAAATTGGTGATCTTAGCAATTTGAGGCTCCTTTCCTTTCGTGGCAATCACTTCACTGGATCGGTACCTGCTTCAATATTCAATATTTCAAGATTACAAATTGTAGATCTTTCCATAAATGCCTTATCAGGGGAAGTGATTTGGATAATTATCTTCCTATCCTTGAACATCTTTTTCTGGACAGCAACAGGATCAGGGGGAATGCATCGAAGATCACTCATCTCTTCTTCACTGAAAATGATCTGCAAGGAAATATTCCAAGTGAGTTTGGTAAGTTGCATGAACTGGCCTGGTTTGAGTTTTGAATATAATCGAATTTCTGGTGCCATTCCATCAAGCTTATTCAATATTTCGTCGCTTCAAATCCTCAAAGCCAGACATAATTACTTAAATGGACATCTTCCATATGATCTTGGCACTTGGCTACCTAACTTGCAGGAGATTTTCCTTTCACACAACCAATTCAGTGAAGATCTACCCTCTGCAATATGCAATGCTTCAAAGcttgaaaatcttgaagttgCAAACAATAGTTTTACCGGTCCGATTCCCATGATGTTAG GAAACTTATCAAGCAATATCAGGGTCCTTGATGCAGCAAACTGTGGAATTAGTGGCAGTATGCCAACAAACATTGGAAACTTACGTGGCCTGATTTTCCTGGGATTAGCAAGTAATAACATTGTCGGCTATTTGCCCCCCTCGTTTGTTGGCCTGCGAAACCTGGAAAGGCTGTATCTTACTGGAAATAAATTAGAAGGGACATTTCCAGCTGAACTGTGCAGCATAGGAAGATTAGGTCTACTGCATTTGGGAGAAAACAGACGGTCAGGAGAAGTACCCTCGTGTATCGGAAATCTGACTGAATTAAGAGTAATGTCAATTGCTGCCAACAATTTCAGCTCAAAGTTACCTTCAAGTTTCTGGAGATTAGTAAAGTTTGATAGTCTGAACTTATCGAGAAACCTGCTGCATGGTTTCTTCCATTCTGATGTGGAAACTCTGAAAGCAATGAACATCATGGACCTCTCTTTCAATAGTTTTTTTGGTGAAATACCCAATTCCATGGGTTTCCTTCCATATCTAGATATGTCAAAAAATGCATTCCAAGGTCCCATACCGGACACATTTAGCAATCTAATAGTTCTTGAGGCTCTGGATTTGTCTACGAATGCTCTATCAGGCGTGATTCCTAAATCTCTTGAGCTATTGCGAGATATCACGTATCTCAATCTTTCTTTTAACAACTTGCAAGGAGAAGTTCCAAAGAAAGGGGTATTTGCAAATGTCAGTTACCGGTTCTTGATGGGAAATCCAAGACTTTGTGGAGCACCTGACTTATCTATTCCTTTATGTCCAGCTCAAGGCAGAAAGACAACAAGGAAAAAGTCCATTATCCTTACAACAACAGTACCTGTTGCTGTAACATTTCTGATATTGGTCGCGTTGTTTTTCACATGGATGATTTGGTCAAGAAAAAAACCTGTGACTGGAAACTATGAATCGAATTACCCTCCTAGAATTGCACATCGGAGAATCACTTATTATGAGCTTCTCCAAGCTACAGAAAATTTCAGTCAGTCCAAGCTAGTAGGAAGTGGAAGTTCCTGTACAGTCTACCAAGGCACATTTTCGGGTGGTGCTGTCTTTGCAATCAAAGTTTTTGATATACATTGGCAACGGGGTTTAAGATATTTTGATTCAGAATGCGAAATTTTGAGCAATGTAAGACAACAGAAACTTGGTCAAGATAGTGTCGACTTGTTCAAATTTGGATTTCACTGA
- the LOC107008963 gene encoding mannose-6-phosphate isomerase 1-like, translating into METDLLSVTEGRGRLVRLMGCVKNYDWGPPGKESRVARLYACNSGNYVDQEKPYAEFWMGTHDSGPSYVVEGTENGLVNGKGERRKLTLKNWIQNNPNVLGEKVVKKWGTNLPFLFKVLSVAKALSIQAHPDKDLASRLHSELPDVYKDDNHKPEMALALTEFEALCGFISLEELKLTVQTVPEIVELVGTAHTEQVLELNEDDGKEKGKLVLQSVFTELMSANKDVVAEVIAKLISRLHVKNQARELTEKEQVVLRLEKQYPADIGVLAAFLLNYVKLNPGEALYLGANEPHAYLYGDCIECMATSDNVVRAGLTPKHRDVKTLCSMLTYRQGFPEILQGTAVNPHVMRYIPPFDEFEVDRCILPEQSTTEFPAIPGPSIFMVVEGEGTSTSSSDEIIHEGDVLFAPANTNITVSTSSGLQLYRTGINSRFFEE; encoded by the exons atGGAGACTGACTTGTTGTCGGTGACGGAAGGGAGAGGGAGGCTGGTGAGGTTGATGGGTTGCGTGAAGAATTACGATTGGGGACCACCCGGGAAGGAATCTCGTGTAGCGCGGTTGTATGCTTGCAATAGTGGTAACTATGTTGACCAAGAGAAGCCTTATGCCGAATTTTGGATGGGTACTCACGATTCTGGGCCTTCCTATGTTGTGGAAGGAACTGAGAATGGGTTGGTTAATGGTAAAGGAGAGAGACGCAAGTTAACATTGAAGAATTGGATTCAAAACAACCCTAATGTTCTTGGAGAGAAGGTTGTGAAGAAATGGGGTACCAACCTTCCTTTTCTCTTCAAG GTACTATCTGTTGCAAAAGCTTTGTCCATACAGGCCCATCCAGACAAGGATTTAGCCTCTCGTTTGCATAGTGAGCTTCCGGATGTTTATAAGGATGACAATCACAAACCGGAGATGGCATTGGCGTTGACGGAATTTGAGGCATTGTGTGGATTTATAAGTCTCGAG GAGCTTAAGTTGACTGTTCAAACTGTGCCCGAGATTGTCGAATTGGTCGGTACAGCACACACAGAGCAGGTATTGGAATTGAACGAGGATGAtgggaaggaaaaaggtaaatTAGTCCTACAATCAGTATTTACTGAGCTGATGTCAGCAAACAAGGATGTGGTTGCTGAAGTGATAGCCAAGCTGATTAGTCGCCTACACGTTAAAAATCAG GCAAGGGAGCTGACAGAGAAAGAACAAGTGGTGCTTAGACTTGAGAAGCAGTATCCAGCTGATATTGGTGTCTTGGCCGCATTCTTGTTAAATTATGTGAAACTCAATCCTGGTGAAGCCTTATATTTAGGAGCAAATGAACCTCATGCTTATTTATATGGTGATTGTATTGAATGCATGGCAACATCAGACAACGTGGTACGCGCTGGCCTAACTCCAAAACACAGAGATGTTAAAACACTATGCTCAATGCTCACTTACAGACAG GGTTTTCCTGAAATTCTGCAGGGCACCGCAGTAAATCCTCATGTTATGAGGTACATTCCTCcttttgatgaatttgaagttGATCGCTGTATTCTTCCCGAACAATCAACTACTGAATTTCCAGCTATTCCCGGTCCTTCCATTTTTATGGTCGTGGAGGGAGAGGGAACATCAACCTCATCATCAGACGAGATTATCCATGAAGGTGATGTCCTTTTTGCACCTGCAAACACCAACATTACTGTTTCGACGTCTTCTGGTTTGCAATTATATAGAACAGGAATAAACAGCAGGTTTTTCGAGGAGTGA
- the LOC107009459 gene encoding uncharacterized protein LOC107009459, which produces MAIELCSSDESSVGIMSPARISFSHDVSQTGSVPVEQYIRSTSPSSSIDFDFCVFRESFDLESSSADELFFDGKILPIEIKRRISSVPLRKTEQRQLPPPPPPHPLPPCNTTTSLHCGKTSSNEYAIQNNKTGTLESSDEKQNPNSKSFWRFKRSSSCGSGYARTLCPLPLLSRSNSTGSSPSVKRNSTLSKDNLKHHSQRHLSKSMSSNGSNSQKPPLKKAPYNNGVKFSPVLNVPPANLFGLSTFFSSSKEKNKKK; this is translated from the coding sequence ATGGCGATTGAGCTCTGTTCATCTGACGAGTCTAGTGTGGGCATAATGAGTCCAGCTCGGATCTCCTTTTCTCACGATGTTTCACAAACAGGCTCTGTTCCTGTTGAACAATATATTCGATCAACTTCACCTTCCTCCAgcattgattttgatttttgtgtATTTCGTGAGAGTTTCGATCTAGAATCTTCTTCTGCTGATGAACTTTTCTTTGACGGAAAGATTCTGCCAATTGAAATCAAGCGAAGAATTTCCTCTGTTCCACTGAGAAAAACAGAGCAACGACAATTACCACCGCCGCCGCCGCCACATCCTCTGCCTCCCTGTAACACCACAACTAGTCTTCATTGTGGCAAAACATCGAGTAATGAATATGCGATCCAAAATAACAAAACAGGAACTCTCGAATCATCTGATGAGAAACAGAATCCGAATTCCAAATCATTCTGGAGATTCAAAAGAAGTAGTAGTTGTGGGAGCGGGTATGCAAGAACTTTATGTCCATTGCCGCTTTTATCTCGAAGTAATTCAACTGGTTCATCTCCAAGTGTGAAGCGTAATTCAACATTATCAAAGGATAATTTAAAGCATCATTCTCAAAGACACTTATCAAAGTCAATGTCCTCAAATGGTTCAAACAGTCaaaaaccaccattgaagaaggcACCATACAACAATGGAGTTAAATTCAGTCCAGTACTAAATGTTCCTCCAGCAAATTTGTTTGGATTAAGCACTTTCTTTTCAAGTAGCAAGgaaaagaacaagaagaagtga
- the LOC107008645 gene encoding delta(7)-sterol-C5(6)-desaturase-like isoform X1 has translation MDDSLNLFVEETSFFNRIVLGTFLPESWWGPLPHWFQGWLRNYIGGVLLYFISGFLWCFYIYYLKRNLYLPKDAIPSNRAMLLQIGVAMKAMPWYCALPSLSEYMIENGWTKCFSRISDVGWIPYLIYVAVYLVIVEFGIYWMHRELHDIKPLYKYLHATHHIYNKQNTLSPFAGLAFHPLDGILQAVPHVIALFLLPVHFTTHIALLFIEAIWTANIHDCIHAKVWPVMGAGYHTIHHTTYRHNYGHYTIWMDWMFGTLRDPVEDEVKKL, from the exons ATGGACGACTCCTTGAATTTATTTGTAGAGGAGACGTCGTTTTTTAATAGGATTGTTCTGGGCACATTCTTGCCGGAATCATGGTGGGGACCACTCCCTCATTGGTTTCAAGGATGGCTTCGCAACTACATCGGTGGAGTCTTGCTTTACTTTATCTCTGGTTTTCTTTGGTGCTTCTACATCTATTACTTAAAACGAAACCTTTATCTACCTAAAG ATGCCATCCCTTCAAATAGAGCTATGCTCTTGCAAATAGGAGTTGCAATGAAAGCTATGCCATGGTACTGTGCCCTTCCATCACTTTCTGAGTACATGATTGAAAATGGGTGGACTAAATGTTTCTCAAGAATAAGCGATGTCGGATGGATACCCTACCTTATCTATGTTGCAGTTTATCTGGTAATAGTAGAATTTGGTATCTATTGGATGCATCGAGAGTTGCATGACATAAAACCTCTGTACAAATATCTCCATGCtacacatcatatatacaaCAAGCAAAATACACTCTCCCCATTTGCTG GTTTGGCATTCCACCCATTGGATGGAATACTACAGGCAGTGCCACACGTAATAGCTCTTTTTCTGTTGCCTGTGCATTTCACCACACACATTGCTCTCTTATTCATAGAAGCCATATGGACTGCAAATATTCATGACTGTATACATGCGAAGGTTTGGCCTGTAATGGGTGCCGGTTACCATACCATCCACCATACTACGTACCGCCATAATTATGGTCACTACACAATATGGATGGACTGGATGTTTGGAACTCTTCGCGATCCTGTTGAAGATGAAGTGAAGAAACTGTAA
- the LOC107008645 gene encoding delta(7)-sterol-C5(6)-desaturase-like isoform X2, translating into MLLQIGVAMKAMPWYCALPSLSEYMIENGWTKCFSRISDVGWIPYLIYVAVYLVIVEFGIYWMHRELHDIKPLYKYLHATHHIYNKQNTLSPFAGLAFHPLDGILQAVPHVIALFLLPVHFTTHIALLFIEAIWTANIHDCIHAKVWPVMGAGYHTIHHTTYRHNYGHYTIWMDWMFGTLRDPVEDEVKKL; encoded by the exons ATGCTCTTGCAAATAGGAGTTGCAATGAAAGCTATGCCATGGTACTGTGCCCTTCCATCACTTTCTGAGTACATGATTGAAAATGGGTGGACTAAATGTTTCTCAAGAATAAGCGATGTCGGATGGATACCCTACCTTATCTATGTTGCAGTTTATCTGGTAATAGTAGAATTTGGTATCTATTGGATGCATCGAGAGTTGCATGACATAAAACCTCTGTACAAATATCTCCATGCtacacatcatatatacaaCAAGCAAAATACACTCTCCCCATTTGCTG GTTTGGCATTCCACCCATTGGATGGAATACTACAGGCAGTGCCACACGTAATAGCTCTTTTTCTGTTGCCTGTGCATTTCACCACACACATTGCTCTCTTATTCATAGAAGCCATATGGACTGCAAATATTCATGACTGTATACATGCGAAGGTTTGGCCTGTAATGGGTGCCGGTTACCATACCATCCACCATACTACGTACCGCCATAATTATGGTCACTACACAATATGGATGGACTGGATGTTTGGAACTCTTCGCGATCCTGTTGAAGATGAAGTGAAGAAACTGTAA